From Triticum aestivum cultivar Chinese Spring chromosome 4A, IWGSC CS RefSeq v2.1, whole genome shotgun sequence, a single genomic window includes:
- the LOC123088239 gene encoding BTB/POZ domain-containing protein At3g05675: protein MEMVDAVDGYKFADESTSDVRVCFRRTGGRGEQPERFPCHSSVLSNRSKYFADLLGQQSDARSGGSNNCIEVQCPRAEYDHYVKLLKFMYLSRDSIEDAITSVKSALGVLRAATSLKSEFVAETCIGYLESASWEEKEEEEILQFAQTLAPEAAAPLLARLQAPSANAVKTVFISAVRFAASMETSAAPLFDDIKTAAQEQIDFMLHDGDDPAIVMMDEDVRSVLREGLTKLLSTLRTGLDLLASEFDKLPEQAEQRIVRSLVDIDWITTVLTKTELMNEFVSGWLEISDHVVSVVQNDKYSSGLWAVKTKLIEVTGKALDAVGYGSVILPSTSRAHLVKTWLPYIRTTKRFLDAKAKDEAFPQMDAGLCQNIESAIVSLILALPSGDQSDILSDWMQKADQFRYPDLTEAFEMWCYRSKTAIRRLNGAVDKGSNPISL, encoded by the coding sequence ATGGAGATGGTTGATGCAGTTGACGGATACAAGTTTGCTGACGAATCTACGAGCGATGTCCGTGTTTGCTTTAGGCGGACCGGCGGTCGCGGCGAGCAGCCAGAACGGTTTCCCTGCCACTCGTCCGTCCTCTCCAACAGGAGCAAGTATTTCGCGGACTTGCTGGGTCAACAAAGCGATGCCCGTTCTGGTGGTAGCAATAACTGCATTGAAGTCCAGTGCCCGAGGGCTGAGTATGACCATTATGTCAAGTTGTTGAAGTTTATGTATCTTTCGAGAGATTCGATTGAGGACGCAATCACCTCCGTTAAGTCGGCTCTCGGCGTTCTTCGAGCAGCCACCTCTCTCAAATCCGAGTTCGTTGCCGAAACCTGCATAGGATACCTGGAATCTGCTTCCTGGGAAGAAAAGGAGGAGGAAGAGATTTTACAGTTTGCTCAGACCCTGGCCCCAGAAGCTGCTGCACCCTTGTTGGCCCGTTTGCAAGCTCCCAGTGCGAACGCTGTGAAGACTGTTTTCATCTCCGCTGTGCGCTTCGCTGCGTCCATGGAGACTTCAGCTGCTCCTTTATTCGATGACATCAAGACTGCTGCTCAAGAGCAGATTGACTTCATGCTCCATGATGGTGATGACCCTGCAATTGTTATGATGGATGAAGATGTAAGGTCTGTCTTGAGGGAAGGTTTGACAAAACTGTTGTCAACGCTTCGGACTGGACTAGATCTCTTGGCCTCAGAGTTTGATAAATTGCCTGAACAAGCAGAGCAAAGGATTGTGCGCAGCTTAGTTGACATTGACTGGATAACCACTGTCTTGACAAAGACTGAGCTGATGAACGAGTTTGTTTCTGGCTGGTTAGAAATCTCAGACCATGTTGTCTCGGTGGTTCAGAACGACAAGTATAGCTCAGGTCTGTGGGCTGTGAAGACAAAGCTTATAGAAGTGACTGGAAAGGCCTTGGATGCTGTTGGCTATGGCTCTGTGATTCTCCCGTCAACATCCAGAGCGCATCTTGTGAAGACATGGCTCCCGTACATCCGGACGACAAAGCGCTTCCTTGATGCCAAGGCGAAAGACGAGGCATTTCCTCAGATGGATGCGGGCTTGTGTCAGAATATCGAGAGCGCAATTGTTTCATTGATTTTAGCATTGCCTTCAGGCGACCAGTCGGATATCCTGTCGGACTGGATGCAGAAAGCAGACCAGTTCAGATACCCTGACCTCACCGAGGCATTCGAGATGTGGTGTTACCGCAGCAAAACAGCAATCAGGCGGCTGAATGGGGCGGTAGATAAGGGCAGCAACCCTATCAGCTTGTAA
- the LOC123083233 gene encoding short-chain dehydrogenase TIC 32 B, chloroplastic — MSAMLSSLRYLAGSAGPSGYGSRTTAEEATLPAGDLGHITAIVTGATSGIGAETARVLARRGARLVLPARNLKAAEETRARILADLGPGGHRVVVLPLDLSSLGSVRRFVARFVALRLPLNLLINNAGQYAERFAVSEDGVEMTFATNYLGHFLLTELLLPTMADTARASGVQGRVVNVSSTVHAWFAADAGDDGPLAYLSRVTRKATPYDPTRAYALSKLANVLHTTVLAGRLREMGADVTANCVHPGIVRTRLIRDRAGLVTNTVFFLASKLLKTVPQAAATTCYAAVHPAVAGVSGRYFADCNEAAPSRLACSAGEAARLWSFSEAITAEKVKEESALPVTSFRFQVQSSNADRGMAIA, encoded by the exons ATGAGCGCCATGCTGAGCTCGCTGAGGTACCTGGCCGGCTCGGCGGGCCCGAGCGGCTACGGCTCGCGCACCACCGCGGAGGAGGCCACCCTCCCCGCCGGCGATCTCGGCCACATCAccgccatcgtcaccggcgcgacctCGGGCATCGGCGCCGAGACGGCCCGCGTGCTGGCCCGGCGCGGCGCCAGGCTCGTGCTCCCGGCGCGCAACCTCAAGGCCGCCGAGGAGACCCGCGCCCGCATCCTCGCCGACCTCGGCCCCGGCGGCCACCGCGTCGTGGTGCTCCCGCTCGACCTCTCCTCCCTCGGCTCCGTCCGCCGCTTCGTCGCCCGCTTCGTCGCCCTCCGCCTCCCGCTCAACCTCCTCAT AAACAACGCGGGGCAGTACGCGGAGCGGTTCGCGGTGTCGGAGGACGGCGTGGAGATGACCTTCGCCACCAACTACCTGGGCCACTTCCTGCTCACGGAGCTGCTTCTGCCGACCATGGCGGACACGGCCAGGGCCAGCGGCGTGCAGGGCCGCGTCGTGAACGTCTCCTCCACCGTGCACGCCTGGTTCGCCGCCGACGCCGGCGACGACGGGCCCCTCGCCTACCTCAGCCGCGTCACCCGCAAGGCCAC GCCGTACGATCCGACGCGGGCCTACGCCCTGTCCAAGCTCGCCAACGTGCTCCACACCACGGTCCTCGCCGGCCGGCTCAGGGAGATGGGCGCCGACGTGACCGCCAACTGCGTCCACCCCGGCATCGTCCGCACCCGCCTCATCCGCGACCGCGCCGGCCTCGTCACCA ACACGGTGTTCTTCCTGGCGTCCAAGCTCCTCAAGACGGTGCCCCAG gcggcggcgacgacgtgcTACGCGGCGGTGCACCCGGCGGTGGCGGGGGTGTCGGGGAGGTACTTCGCCGACTGCAACGAGGCGGCGCCGTCGAGGCTGGCGTGCAGCGCCGGGGAGGCCGCCAGGCTGTGGAGCTTCTCCGAGGCCATCACCGCCGAGAAGGTCAAGGAGGAGAGCGCTCTTCCCGTCACCAGCTTCAGGTTCCAGGTCCAGAGCTCCAACGCCGACCGCGGCATGGCCATCGCCTAG
- the LOC123088240 gene encoding uncharacterized protein, which yields MAVSDLLPLPFPVPPYAPQVAASLALAAAAHFLHLPSLLLYAVHTYIHPDAVPSTGPRAVLRPPGSAPAPSGKRGAAGPPPSDGSAQLYRLRLSHATLASRPHFAGFHLSLLLPLALLPPALLLPPSQPSPLAPLLPLAFLFVALLRQVALASPPRPAHLAASLAALLAATVLSSSPFAGSVASLAALPAWRFARAFWLGTDQPRTGLAVLASSAPARLLLHLAVLVSSAASILQCCGFVDGPELEAKLLAAAAGLQLLASRAAVQMYLNEAVFCWYQRLHANRAPDTEYGRAKVFLHNHHLCAAATQFVAPPLLVLSLLALWWVQGKDFFEGVQGLDWLVGWSVAMKEAALLAARWVVAVWSAVTVGTLVGYKRGWLFVL from the coding sequence atggccgtctccgacctcctccccctccccttccCCGTCCCGCCGTACGCCCCGCAAGTCGCCGCGTCGCTGGCGCTCGCGGCGGCCGCGCACTTCCTccacctcccctccctcctcctctacgCCGTCCACACCTACATCCACCCGGACGCCGTGCCCTCCACGGGGCCCCGCGCCGTCCTCCGCCCGCCCGGCTCCGCCCCCGCCCCCTCCGGCAAGCGCGGCGCCGCCGGCCCCCCGCCCTCCGACGGCTCCGCGCAGCTCTACCGCCTGCGCCTCTCCCACGCCACGCTCGCCTCCCGCCCGCACTTCGCCGGCTTCCACCTCTCCCTGCTCCTCCCGCTCGCGCTCCTCCCGCCCGCGCTCCTCCTCCCGCCGTCCCAGCCGTCCCCGCTCGCGCCGCTCCTCCCGCTCGCCTTCCTCTTCGTCGCGCTCCTCCGCCAGGTCGcgctcgcctcgccgccgcgcccggcgcacctcgccgcctccctcgccgcgctGCTCGCCGCCACCGTGCTCTCCTCCAGCCCCTTCGCCGGCTCCGTCGCCTCGCTCGCCGCGCTCCCGGCATGGCGCTTCGCGCGCGCATTCTGGCTCGGCACCGACCAGCCCCGCACCGGGCTCGCCGTCCTCGCATCCTCCGCCCCCGCGCGCCTCCTGCTCCACCTCGCCGTCCtcgtctcctccgccgcctccaTCCTGCAGTGCTGCGGCTTCGTGGACGGCCCCGAGCTGGAGGCCAAGCTGCTGGCCGCCGCGGCGGGGCTGCAGCTGCTGGCATCCAGGGCCGCCGTGCAGATGTACCTCAACGAGGCCGTCTTCTGCTGGTACCAGCGGCTGCACGCCAACCGCGCGCCGGACACTGAGTACGGCCGCGCCAAGGTGTTCCTGCACAACCACCACCTCTGCGCAGCGGCCACGCAGTTCGTCGCGCCACCGCTGCTCGTGCTGTCGCTGCTGGCACTGTGGTGGGTGCAAGGGAAGGACTTCTTTGAGGGCGTGCAGGGGCTCGACTGGCTTGTCGGGTGGTCCGTCGCCATGAAGGAGGCGGCATTGCTTGCGGCCCGTTGGGTGGTGGCGGTGTGGTCGGCGGTGACTGTGGGCACGCTTGTCGGCTACAAGCGTGGATGGTTGTTCGTCTTGTGA
- the LOC123088241 gene encoding V-type proton ATPase subunit e1: MGFVVTSAIFFLAGFIACLFSLLCCNRGASTNIFHLTLVITATVCCWMMWAIVYLAQMKPLINPILSGE; this comes from the exons ATGGGGTTCGTGGTgacctccgccatcttcttcctcgccgGCTTCATCGCCTGCCTCTTCTCGCTCCTCTGCTGCAACCGCGGCGCCTCCACCAACAT ATTCCATTTGACTCTGGTTATTACCGCTACAGTTTGTTGTTGGATGAT GTGGGCAATCGTGTACCTCGCCCAGATGAAGCCTTTGATCAACCCCATCCTGAGCGGCGAGTga